The DNA sequence TCCTATAGTGTCTCTTATCTTCGTCAGCGATTGACGAATGCGCATTACGAAAACGGCATCAGGAGCAACTGCCTTGACTTTGTTAAGGACATCCTTCTTATGGTTGCGATAAATTTCGGCGTGGCGCTTCAAGTTGTCAAGATTGTTGATAATCTTGTCCAGTTGATCATGCGTGAGATCTTGTAGTTGTGCTACATCAAAACTCACAAGATCTACGTCATGCAAAGCTGCCAGATTGCCGTGAAGCTCAAATGCTGAAATCTCAAGAGAAGTTCTCTTTTCGTGCAGTCTTCTAACATAGCTGTTGAGTCTTTCTCTTATCTCCTTGAGTCTAGAGAGTTCACGCTCCAGGCTTTTCGTATCTACAGCATGGTTGTTAGCTTCATTTAGCACTCGTTCCAGCTCGTCCAGGACCACTCTCTTCCCTGTTTTCTTACTGTGAAGCTCCAGGCAAAAATCTCCCAATTCACAATCATCCAGACGGCGCTTTACAACTTCGAGTGCTGCCATTTTCTCGCTTACGAAGAGGACTCTTTTACCCTGGCTCAGGGACTCCGCAATAATATTCGCTATCGTCTGACTCTTTCCAGTCCCGGGAGGTCCCTGTATCACGAGGTCTTGACCGCTTTTCACGGCAAGGATAGCCTCTTGCTGACTCGAGTCGGCATCTAGTATCTGATAGCAGTTGAGAGGATCGTTTTCTACATCCAAATCTGGAAGCTCGTCGTGTTCATTATCTGGTGCAATCAACGGCTTCCCTTCTGCAATTGTTCTCAACACAGAGTTTTCGAATATCATGTCTTCATAGTTCTCAAGGTCTTTGTACATGGCAAGCTTGGCAAAAGAGAAGACCCCTAAAGCAACGTCTTCAATAACCGACCAGCCCTCGATCGGTTCAATTAGCTTTCTGACTTTTACAAATAGATTTCTTAGGGTCGACTCCTCAAGCGACATTTCCTGATCATAAGTAGACTCCAGGTCAAGGCCAAATTCTTGCAGCTTTTCAGAAAGTGTTGGATTAAGTACAATGTCATCATCGATGATCCTTACGGAATAGGGTGAGGCAATTGTCTCGCGGCTAATGGAAACTGGAACAAGGAGTAAAGGTGAAATCACAAAGCTCTTGTTATAATCTACTTCTTTCCACTTGAGGAAACCAAAAGCCATAAAAAGGGTATTGATTCCCATTTCCTCGTAAGAAGTCCTCGACTTGAGTTTTAGTCTATTGAGAACAAGGTTCATTTCCTTTTCTTCACGGTCAGCCTGTATCTGGTTTGCTTTAAGGGAAATAGTGATTTTATTCTCTTGCTCTTCATCATCTTCTGGAGGAATGGGAATGAAGCTCATCTGTTTTTCTTGGAGAACGATCTTATTGAAGATCTCGCTGCTTGAAGGGTTTATGAGCATCAAATTGCTCGTCTTGCTGGTCCTGAAGTTGATTAATCTGTTTCTCATTGTGAGATCTAGCAAAGCTTTCTTCCACTTGTCGATCTTAACGGAAACAGCGTCATTGTTTTCCATGGGATCCCTCCAGAAGCCTATCTCATACTACCGGTCTAAACAGAATAAACTAAATGATACACGCAAAACGCTGACTCAACTCATCGAAGAGTCTTTCTTTCAAATCGATCCAAGATCCGTCCATTCTGGTTGGCAGAACTGATTGGCATCTTGAAATTCAACACTTGAGATGCACTTCTCAGGAAATCTCGAATTGCTAATGTTAACTCTGTATCTCCATATGTTCATACATTGCAGAAAACAGATTAAGCTCATTTGCCTAGAGAGATTGTATCATTTTGTAAGCAAATGAAACAATGTGAAGAACCTAGAAATAATAACTTTAGATATTTGGGAAGCAAACCCCGAAGGTGCACACTCTGGTAAATTCAAGATCAATGCATGAGCTGGCTTGATTATTGAATCATCGGCAAAATACGGCGTGGCATGACTTGGGGCAGACTCTTCTTTCAAGACTTCTTTTGCTTTTAACAACCGTTCGTCTACCTTTCGTTTCAACCATTTTCACCTCTCTTTCTTCTATGGAACTTAGTGTACTCCCGTCCAGTGAGTTGTAACCATTAAGTAAAAGAACTTCCATGCACCATAAATCATATGTGTAAACAGAAATCATCTTCGCTTCAAAAAAGGCAAAACTTGATGCTCGCAACTCCAACCCATCGCTTGTCCAATGCACGCGGCTTCTTGACTCTCAGGGCTAGTCACTTACAACAGCCTTGCTCCAGTCAAATTGAAGAACATCCGAGAAATCTACGTCGACGCCACCGGCTCTGGATAAGGTGATTTCAACCTTGTCTATTCCATTTGAACTTGATCGATGTTCAGATGGACAATGAAGCAACATAATGGTATCGGCTTCTGCCAAGTATGAACCGTTTCCTTCAAAATCCTCTATTCTTGGCATCTTTCCAGCATTTCTGTACGCTGAGTGTTTCAGCTTGGTCGCAACGATGAATACAATGCCCAGGGTCATTCCAACTTGCTTTAGAAGGCCACAAGCTTTCCTCTTTCCTGACAGGAGGTAAAGGTCGTCGATGAAGAAGATTTCGATCCCTCTAGAGTGATGGAGTTCGGCAGCAACTTCTATCGTTCTTTCTATGCTACGTTCCTTCAAATCTGCAATATCTAATGTGAGCTGCTTCAGTTCATACAAACTGCGATTCAATTCATCTAATTCATCTGTGGGCAGATCTTTCGTATCTTCCAGCTTTAGCTGTGATTCGAAAACTCTTCGCAAAAGTCTTGTCTGAAGGTTTTTGGAAGGCTCGCTACATGATAAAAAGGCAACCCGCCCACCTTCAAGTGCGAATTTATATGCCAGGTTTAGCAGAAACGTTGTCTTTCCGCTCATATGGAGTCCTCCAACCACTACTAGATGCCCGCTTGTTATTGGTTGGAGACAATTAGATAGACCTCCGTAAGGCCAGTTCAGATTCTTCATAAACCACCTCGAAGTATCTGCCGTTGATCTGCTGTTAAGCTTACCATTCCACAACTTAAGTCTATACTACAGCAGCTACACTGCCTTCATTGAATAGGGTCAGACTCCTGTTAATGCTTTGGCGAAGAGGATTGTTGAATTCCGTTTGCGCTTGGATTCAGAATGATTACATCAAGCAGTTCATGAACCTTGCGCTCCCTAAGCTCGTTTTGTGTCGTGGTTCCTTTTCTTCGAGATCTTGCTGAACCAATCAGCGTTTTTTGTCATTTCCAGCCTCTGCATATTCGGATGTCGAGAGAGATTATCTTTTCTCAAGTTCTTCTTCTACAATCCTGTAGAACTCTTCTCTGACATGTTTTTCCATCCAGGGCATGTGGCCGCATCTTTCCAGAAGCCTGAACTTGAAATTCTCAAGTACCCTTGAAAGCGGGATCTCGACACCCTCTGCCGGATGGGGATCGTAATCGCCATGGACTGCGAGAACGGGACAACGAATCTTCTTGCCATTCTCGAGAAGCTCTCCGCTGCTTCTCATCTCTGAGGCCTCTGTCCATACGCTCTTGTATATCTCTGCATCAACATTGACTTCGACTCTTTCGGCATCTTCGAGAAGATCGAAGTGGTCTGTCTTGGCCAGAAGTTCTCTGAACTCAGATAGCAGTTCTCTATCTTTCAGTTCTGCATTGTTCAGGAGGCTCATGAGTTTTTCCGCTCGAGCCTTTTCTTTTGCGTCAAGACGGTTCAGGCGAGTATTCAAAATACCGGAAGCGTAATGCTGCTCGAAAGGACCGCTGCTTATGAGTATTATCCTATCCACAAGATCGCCATGCTCTGCCGCAAACAGGAAGACGAGCCACGCTCCCCAAGAATGTCCCAGAAGAATAACCGGGGAAATGCAATAATTCTCGACAATCTCCCTTAACTCCTCTATTTGTCCGGATACCGTCTTCTTTGTCTGATAGGGCTCCAGAACTCCCCATCTCTTTCCCAGCTCTCGCGCAAGGGGCGCGACTCCTCCGGCCGCTCCAGGTCCTCCATGAGCGACTACAACTCTGTATGGAGGATCGCCGTGCATTCTGAGATTGTCCATCTTCTGAACCTCCGCTTAGATGTGGTCTTATTCGTGTCTAGCGATTGCCAGGCATTTACAACTCCGGCAAGTCAAGCTTAGCCGAAATTGGCGAAAAATGGGACAGAAGAGAGGAACTAGTCAGTCCCTATTTTCGCCTCGTATGAACTGGATGCCGAAGCCGTATTCCATCGTTTTCTCTAAGCCCTGCCGAGGAATATCTTGATACTACTAGCTTCTATCGAGAGCATAAAGAGCAGCATATAGTCCGCTCATCAGCTGTATTTGGACGAGTTTCTTTATGGGGATAATCGTGTACTCGAGTTCCTTTTCCAGTTTGTCACTCATGTCCTTCATGTGCCGATATGCTTTCTCTGCGGCAGCTTTGAACTCACCGTCGTTCGTCTTCTCGTAGTTGAGAAGCATGATCCTTCTGAGCATTCCCCACAAAAGCATCTTGTAGGTCTTGGAGACCTGCTGGTTGTCGAAGGCTTCGGCCACAGTCGCCTTCTTTTCCAATTCCTTGGCGGTCTTTGCCCAGTTCTCCTGTACAGGGAGGTGTCTTTCGGAGGATTCGAGGAAGTCGTCGAGAGCGGTCCGCAGAGGAGTATCGACCACGAGCCTGTCCTTCAACGGGAAGTAGATTTCCCTTATCTTCTGGTCCTCCAGCTTTGTGTCTTCGATATTGGCAAGCACAAGATCCCTCCTGATGAACTCCGTCTCGGAAAGATCTTCAATTTTGGGATTGTAATAATACGGAACTTCACATACCAGCTCAAATACCTTCTCGTTGAACTGCTTTCCGTACTCGTAGCTGCAGGTTCCCGCCTTCCCGATTATTTCTGCCGGATCCCTGTCTGTATTGGCTGCGTAGTAATCGTAGGTGTCTCTCATCGTCGGCATCTTGAAAACTGCTTCGGCGAACTTGACTGCATACGGCATCTCCGGCTCGCCAAGCGCTGCCGGGATATTCTGGTCTTCGTAGGCCTTCTCGAATATCGGATAAAGGATCGGAGCATCGTCGGATATGTAGTTGTAGACTCCCCCAAAACCGGCATTGTGGAGGCTATATATGAAGATCGGCTTGACCTCTTCGATTATGTTCATCAGAGCTCTCGTCTCGGGAATCGGATCGTTGTTGTCGAGAGTCTTGTACTTTATGGGGAAGGTCCATTCTACCTGCTGAAAACTCGCCGGTCTGTAGAAGTTCAGCGCATAGTTCAAGGGCGTGTATGGTCCTTTGAACCAGCCCTCGTTCAACTTCGCCCCGTCGTTGTCGGCTACCTTCACTATGTACCAGCTCACGTCCTTAAAGGTATTTCTGAAGGCTTCATTTTCGACCAGCTGCTGAGAAAGGTAGTCGAGCATCATGCTTCCTATCGGTTCATTTGGATGCGGAAAACCATACATCAGTATCGCCCTGGAACCATTGCCGATCTTCAAACAATAGATCGGATCTCCGGCCATCGATTCACCTATCTTGTAGAAGCTGGCAAGATCGGGGTATTGCTCCGCGAGTTTCCTGCTCGACTCGTTCAGCTCGTCGACCGTCTTGAAGTATTCGTATTCCGTTACATTCTTGATTACCGCCTTAATTGAATCCATAACTACCCCCTTTATATATAGTGACAGGCGACCTGCCTGTTGTTGTCGCCTGTTTGGAGCTTCGATTTCTTGACAGTGAATCTTTGGTTCTAATGGCTTCCTGGAAGAACGCATGAACCAGGAGTCTTCTTGAGAAGGACATTTAAAGTATAACCCGTTCTAATATAAAAAAACCCCCGAACGAATCGAGGGTTCTTGGTCGGGGCGACTGGACTTGAACCAGCGACCTTCTGCGCCCCATGCAGACACGCTTCCAACTGCGCTACGCCCCGTACTCGAAGATTCTATCACAGTTGGGATTACCTTTCAAGAGCAGAACGACGCCCCGAGCAGCTTTCAAACAATGAAAAGTTGCTCTGCGGGCTACTCCCTGACCTCGAACGTGAGGAAGTCGATCTCTACACCACCGCTGTCCGAGTCATTCAATCTGAAGTCGTAGAATCCGGCATCCCATGGAGCGGTAAATACTATCAAACCGTCTGTCATGCCGCCGACGTAAGCATACTGAATGTCGTGCAGGTCGTTTTCGGACTCGCTTCCATGTGGAATATCAGAGGGAACGATTCCGATCCAGGCGTACGTTTCGAGGCCTTCTGTTCCGTAGAAGTACAGAGTGATCTCTTCACCGGGAACGAAAACAACTTTGTCAAGGCTCATGTACTTGGATTCCAAGGGAAACTCATCGTCCGCAACATATACCAGACTCTCGATCTCATCGAGATAGAATTCGTAGATTGAACCATCCTTCAAAGTAATAACCAGCAGACCATTCGCAAGCGCCGCAACACACAGTGCCGCAATTATCAGTAAAGCAAAAGTCTTTTTCATGGCGCACCTCCTATATGATGATTCTCTCACAATTGCTCATTCAGACGGCCGTCGTTTCATGCCTCCCTCAAGAACTATTGCTTCACCAGAAACGGATGGACAGTCTCAAAACAGGAGGCATTTTAGTCATTTCTTTCCGGCAAAGCCGTGAAACTGATCTCCCCTTGAGGAAGAGCAACTCAGATCGCAGATGCTATCATAACTCAGTCTTGTTCAAATGCTATAATATATGTTAGATGAATATAGGTAAGGAGGTAGTTTTTGTGAAGATCGCAATTCCCACTATTGATAATAACGGTCTCAAATCCAAGATTTCAGAGCATTTCGGTCACTCTCCGTTCTTCGCATTCGTAACTGTGGAGAACAACGAGATTGTCTCTCACGAAATCGAAGCGAACCCTTTTGAACAGCACGAGCCAGGCGAGATTCCAGGCTACGTGAAGAGTAAAGGCGCCGATGTGATAATAACAAGAGGCATGGGCGGCCGGGCAAGACAGTTCTTCGAGACGCTGGGCGTACATGCCATTACCGGGGCCAGCGGGACCGTCGAAGCGCTAGTAAGAACCTACATTGAAGGCGAACTTTCCAGCGTTGAATACGAGCCCGAAGACCATGGAAAGTTTCACAATCACTAGAAAAAAGACGACGGAGCATATATGAGAAGTATGAGAGGAAGACGAATGGGGATGGGCAGATCATGGATCGAGTTGTATCTGCTTCTCCTCATCGCTGAGAAACCGGGCCACGGGTATGAACTGTCTTCTAGAATCAACGACTTCGAGATCCCTATCTTTGGTGTCGGTCAGATGGGCAGTCTGTACCGGGTGCTCGGGAGTCTCGAGGAAACGGGTCTTATAACCTCTGAATGGGATACTGAAGACACAGGTCCAGCCCGGAAGAATTATAAAATAACCGAAGCGGGCCTTGAATATCTTAAATCTGCCGAAGTCAGGATCAGAAGGTTCAAAGACAATATAGATAAGTTTCTTGAAAGGCTTGAAGATCTAAAGAAAGCATGAAGCCCTGCGACGCAAGGCTTTACTTCACATAAGCTGCCGGATTGTCGAACAGCTTGAACAATCCGCCTGTATGGATAAAGAGAACTCTCTTTCCGGCAAATCTCCCTCTAGAGATTTCGAGCATGCCTCTGAAGGCTTTTGCCGTATAGACGGGATCAAGGAAGAATGCTCTCTCCTTCGCAAGTTTCTTTATGAGATCCATATCCTCTTCCGAAGGCACGGCGTACGCCGGTCCAGAGAAGTCATCGACTATTTCGATTTCACTGCCTTCAAGTGAGACGGCTATCCCGTACTCTTTCAGGCCTTCTATTAGTTGTTTCGTCTTTTCCACAAATAAGGACGAGGGATCTTTCGTGACGTTTATGCCGATCACTCTGGTGTTATATCCGAGCGATTTTAGACCGGCCACGAGGCCCGCATAGGTGCCCGCGCTACCAACCGCTGTGAAGATGGCTTCGACACCGTCGAGATTGATCTGTCCTGAAAGCTCTTTAACAGCATCCACATATCCCCTGGCGCCAAGCGCGTTTGAGCCGCCCTCGGGGATCAGGTAGACTTTGCTGCCCTTCTTCTCGTATTCTTCCTTCTTCGTGGCGAAGATCTCGTCTATCTTCGAATACTCTTCTTTTGTCACATAATGGATATCGCTGCCCACCATTGTGTCAAGAAGAACATTCCCCTGGGGGATCTCCATCGGCCTTCCCCTGAGGAAGAGAACAGGCTGCATTCCGAGCGATCTAGCGGCAAGGGCCGTTGCCCTGCAGTGATTAGACTGAATGCCCCCGCAGGTGAATACCGTATCTGCCTTCTTTTCCAGAGCATCTTTCAGAAGATACTCGAGCTTTCTGATCTTGTTTCCGCTCGTAATGAAACCCGTTAATTCATCATGCTTGCAGAACAGTTCGAACGGAAGTTCGAGGTACTCTTCAATCCATTCAAGCCTGTTCACAGGTGTAATGCTGTTAATGAACTTGAGTTTCAAGCTCTCACCCCCTACTCTCTCTCATTTATATTAGAGACTATGCTGTTCAGTTTTTCAATTCGCTCCCATGGCGGCGGGTGGGAATAATTGAGGGCCGCATATAGCGGATGTGGACTCAGGTTTGACAGGTTGGACGCGGACAGGTTCTTCAGCGCGCTTATCATGGGCAGCGATGTGCCCAGCATCTCGGCTGCATACCTGTCGGCTTCGAACTCCCATCTTCTGCTTATTAACGAGTCTATCCAGTCGAGCATCGTGAAGACCGATGAGAGGAAAACACCTGCGTACAGAAGAGTGGTGAACTTCTTCTCAATTCCGAAAATACCAGAAGCCAGAGGGCTCTCGACGATCAGCCAGAGCAAGACCACCGCAAAGGCTGCAGCAGCATTTGAAACTAGCATCCCCTTCAGGATGTGTTTGCGTTTAAAATGGCCTGCTTCGTGTGCGAAGATCGCCTGTATCTCTTCTGAAGTGTGCTTCTCTAGCAAGCTGTCAAATAGAACGATCCTTTTCGCGCGGCCTATCCCTGTGAAGAAGGCGTTCGTGTGGCCGGTCTTTCTCGAAGCATCCATGACCAGGATCGACTTCACTTCAAAGCCTGCCTTTTCGGCGATAGCCCTTAGCCTGCCCATAAGGTCTTCATCATCGAGAGGTTTGAGCTTGTAGAAGATGGGCAGGATTACTGTTGGAAATATCAGCTGGGCCAGAAGCTCGAAGACTATGACTCCGATAAGCAAATACAGCCACCAGTAAGCAAACGAGTCGATGGCTAGTAGAACCAGAGTTACTACGGGGATACCGATTACAGCCACCAGGCTTATTCCCTTCAGCTTGTCCGCAACGAACGTTCCCGGTGTCGTCCGATTGAATCCGAATCTCTTCTCGAGAACGAACGTCGAGTAGATAGAGAAGGGCAAAGTGATGATAAAGGCGGTCGCTCCAATGACGATGAAGAACAAAAGCCCCTGAATCACGAACCCTTCCGCCGCTCTAACCGCTAAGGATTCAACGGCTCTGAAAAACCAGAAGATGCCTATGCTCAACGCTGCAAGACTCACAATCGACGAGGTGATGGCAAAAGAGCCCTTTGCCCTCGTGTAATCCACGGACTTTCCAATGAGGTCATCGTTGAAGACGTCGCGCAAGTTGTCGGGAAGGGATACCCTCGAGAGTCTGGCGTTCCTGTAGTTTAGAGACAGCAACGTTAGTTCAAAGAGACTGATTCCATAGACAACGAGAAGAAAGACAATCTCGAAGCTAGCCATCTACTTCTTCTTTCTCTTTCAAGTACTGCTCTACTTTCTCTTCATCCAGTCTCTGAATCTGTCCTTTGGATGCAGGTCTGAATTCCTCGGTTTCGTGAAGAGCTTCTCCCAGAGGGCACCTTTTCTCGGGATTCTCTATTAGGTAGTTCATTAACCCGTCTTTGTCTGCGAAGATCTTGTAGAAGACCTTCGTTCCGTCGGTCAGTTCATAGATCCCGCATGGTCCGTTGAACAGCGCCTCGGCTGCCCGGAGGTAAAGCATAGCGTCATTGAAGGAACTGAAAGAAGCTCGAGGGCCGTGCCTTTCCCGCTCGTCGTCATCCATACAGATCGCCCTTCCACAGGTGGAACAAACGTATTGAACGTGGTTCAAGAGGCAATCTTCGGGGTTCTTCAGCGGCGTCGCCCTACTGTCACTAGAGTAGCATTCGGGACATTTCAACTCACTCACCTCCAATACACTATTTTACGACATTGTGGCGATCTCTGAAAGCCTCCATTCAGATTGACGTTTTGATCGGAATAATTCCATTCACTTCTCGACTTTGGGGATTGGCAAATCGATAAGTGTCTGATGTTGGAAGCCCAACGTGAAGAGGCAGTTATAGAGTCAGT is a window from the Mesotoga sp. Brook.08.105.5.1 genome containing:
- a CDS encoding PadR family transcriptional regulator — protein: MGMGRSWIELYLLLLIAEKPGHGYELSSRINDFEIPIFGVGQMGSLYRVLGSLEETGLITSEWDTEDTGPARKNYKITEAGLEYLKSAEVRIRRFKDNIDKFLERLEDLKKA
- a CDS encoding D-cysteine desulfhydrase family protein, with amino-acid sequence MKLKFINSITPVNRLEWIEEYLELPFELFCKHDELTGFITSGNKIRKLEYLLKDALEKKADTVFTCGGIQSNHCRATALAARSLGMQPVLFLRGRPMEIPQGNVLLDTMVGSDIHYVTKEEYSKIDEIFATKKEEYEKKGSKVYLIPEGGSNALGARGYVDAVKELSGQINLDGVEAIFTAVGSAGTYAGLVAGLKSLGYNTRVIGINVTKDPSSLFVEKTKQLIEGLKEYGIAVSLEGSEIEIVDDFSGPAYAVPSEEDMDLIKKLAKERAFFLDPVYTAKAFRGMLEISRGRFAGKRVLFIHTGGLFKLFDNPAAYVK
- a CDS encoding M48 family metallopeptidase; its protein translation is MASFEIVFLLVVYGISLFELTLLSLNYRNARLSRVSLPDNLRDVFNDDLIGKSVDYTRAKGSFAITSSIVSLAALSIGIFWFFRAVESLAVRAAEGFVIQGLLFFIVIGATAFIITLPFSIYSTFVLEKRFGFNRTTPGTFVADKLKGISLVAVIGIPVVTLVLLAIDSFAYWWLYLLIGVIVFELLAQLIFPTVILPIFYKLKPLDDEDLMGRLRAIAEKAGFEVKSILVMDASRKTGHTNAFFTGIGRAKRIVLFDSLLEKHTSEEIQAIFAHEAGHFKRKHILKGMLVSNAAAAFAVVLLWLIVESPLASGIFGIEKKFTTLLYAGVFLSSVFTMLDWIDSLISRRWEFEADRYAAEMLGTSLPMISALKNLSASNLSNLSPHPLYAALNYSHPPPWERIEKLNSIVSNINERE
- a CDS encoding M14 family zinc carboxypeptidase, producing the protein MDSIKAVIKNVTEYEYFKTVDELNESSRKLAEQYPDLASFYKIGESMAGDPIYCLKIGNGSRAILMYGFPHPNEPIGSMMLDYLSQQLVENEAFRNTFKDVSWYIVKVADNDGAKLNEGWFKGPYTPLNYALNFYRPASFQQVEWTFPIKYKTLDNNDPIPETRALMNIIEEVKPIFIYSLHNAGFGGVYNYISDDAPILYPIFEKAYEDQNIPAALGEPEMPYAVKFAEAVFKMPTMRDTYDYYAANTDRDPAEIIGKAGTCSYEYGKQFNEKVFELVCEVPYYYNPKIEDLSETEFIRRDLVLANIEDTKLEDQKIREIYFPLKDRLVVDTPLRTALDDFLESSERHLPVQENWAKTAKELEKKATVAEAFDNQQVSKTYKMLLWGMLRRIMLLNYEKTNDGEFKAAAEKAYRHMKDMSDKLEKELEYTIIPIKKLVQIQLMSGLYAALYALDRS
- a CDS encoding NifB/NifX family molybdenum-iron cluster-binding protein translates to MKIAIPTIDNNGLKSKISEHFGHSPFFAFVTVENNEIVSHEIEANPFEQHEPGEIPGYVKSKGADVIITRGMGGRARQFFETLGVHAITGASGTVEALVRTYIEGELSSVEYEPEDHGKFHNH
- a CDS encoding alpha/beta hydrolase, which encodes MDNLRMHGDPPYRVVVAHGGPGAAGGVAPLARELGKRWGVLEPYQTKKTVSGQIEELREIVENYCISPVILLGHSWGAWLVFLFAAEHGDLVDRIILISSGPFEQHYASGILNTRLNRLDAKEKARAEKLMSLLNNAELKDRELLSEFRELLAKTDHFDLLEDAERVEVNVDAEIYKSVWTEASEMRSSGELLENGKKIRCPVLAVHGDYDPHPAEGVEIPLSRVLENFKFRLLERCGHMPWMEKHVREEFYRIVEEELEKR
- a CDS encoding DnaB-like helicase C-terminal domain-containing protein encodes the protein MKNLNWPYGGLSNCLQPITSGHLVVVGGLHMSGKTTFLLNLAYKFALEGGRVAFLSCSEPSKNLQTRLLRRVFESQLKLEDTKDLPTDELDELNRSLYELKQLTLDIADLKERSIERTIEVAAELHHSRGIEIFFIDDLYLLSGKRKACGLLKQVGMTLGIVFIVATKLKHSAYRNAGKMPRIEDFEGNGSYLAEADTIMLLHCPSEHRSSSNGIDKVEITLSRAGGVDVDFSDVLQFDWSKAVVSD